In a genomic window of Sarcophilus harrisii chromosome 4, mSarHar1.11, whole genome shotgun sequence:
- the CCHCR1 gene encoding coiled-coil alpha-helical rod protein 1 isoform X2 has product MKGKHPSEGLEMSKRLKISKGLLDFLLTQEDGSESCYAVKGNSGSLHLTDFIWCQAERMDGGRRNLEPPSTLGMLQSSGLSGLMPPSHFQTRPPPGMSRITSVQSPPLPQVLPSSHLGHYKSDHRWEQNRLQILREQDGAGDSDDPKRRTRSLDHVGPQSLNSQTELVSQQLEEIWRLEKESQALRLASVHQKTRLATQAEELEVLGQAEQAMQVEIEELRAALAGAELIRQKLEEGNKREMEEIQKLHKEQISHMTTAHQEALAALANKTHELEEKVKTMESKREEETKELAVVQREARMLREELSKTHAELNTQVALVDQLRKYVGDQISPESKNQMWEQERKQLLETVQHLQEDRDALCATLELLQVRVQSLQDILVLQEEELGWKVQPTDPLKSESAKKAQALLNRWREKVFALMVQLKAQELEHTHHTQKLKGKVAELEGEVASWGQESTILHRSLQDKAAEVEVERVNSKVLQGELSRAQDARLWQQQQTETAEEHMKLVANAVSSSHNWLQDRVAKVAEAVAQLPSLNNRLGYASRQVRTIQGLVARKIALAQLHQEQSPPPPPSEEMGLELQQLREERNRLDEELQLSARLIQQEVGRAREQGEAERIRLNEEARQLEQELQKTQESLVEVGIQLKAARLSQKESTEEAACLRRELTQQQETYGKDLQEKVAEVESRLREQLLEMERRLNEARREHAKAVSLHQAQCQAARDKERSQELGRLQEEVQREEGFRLRQRLQELERDKNLMLATLKQEGLLSQYKQQRLFAILPPLSLEPGSEILHPTKQLLKGSYLSALLENLQEMSEVITREEEGDNGKCSIVGSSSYQL; this is encoded by the exons ATGAAAGGCAAACATCCATCGGAGGGCCTGGAGATGAGCAAAAGACTAAAAATAAGCAAAGGACTGTTAGACTTCCTGCTTACCCAGGAAGATGGTTCTGAAAGTTGCTATGCTGTTAAGGGTAACTCGGGATCTCTGCATCTTACAGACTTCATCTGGTGCCAAGCT GAAAGAATGGATGGCGGGAGAAGGAACCTAGAACCCCCATCCACTTTAGGGATGCTCCAGTCTTCAG GTCTCAGTGGGCTCATGCCTCCATCTCATTTCCAAACACGGCCCCCTCCAGGCATGTCCAGGATCACATCTGTCCAGTCCCCACCCTTACCCCAAGTCCTGCCTTCATCCCATCTTGGTCATTATAAGAGTGACCATAGATGGGAGCAGAATAGACTACAGATTTTGAGAGAACAAGATGGGGCAGGTGATAGTGATGATCCCAAAAGAAGGACCAG GTCCCTGGACCATGTGGGGCCACAGAGCTTGAATTCCCAGACTGAGTTGGTCTCTCAGCAACTGGAAGAGATTTGGAGACTTGAGAAGGAGAGCCAGGCCTTGCGGTTGGCTTCAGTCCATCAGAAGACTCGACTGGCAACTCAAGCTGAGGAGCTTGAAGTTTTGGGACAGGCAGAGCAAGCTATGCAGGTTGAAATAGAGGAACTTCGTGCTGCCTTGGCTGGGGCAGAGCTCATTCGGCAGAAATtggaagaaggaaacaaaagagagatggaagagattCAAAAGCTGCACAAGGAACAG ATCTCCCACATGACCACAGCTCATCAGGAAGCTCTTGCTGCCCTGGCCAACAAGACCCATgagttggaggagaaagtgaagactATGGAATctaagagggaagaagagaccaAGGAGTTGGCTGTTGTACAGAGGGAGGCTAGGATGTTAAGGGAGGAACTAAG TAAGACTCATGCAGAACTCAATACCCAGGTGGCTCTTGTTGACCAGCTTAGGAAGTATGTAGGGGATCAAATATCACCAGAGAGCAAGAACCAGATGTGGGAACAGGAGCGGAAGCAGCTACTAGAAACTGTGCAG CATTTGCAGGAAGATCGGGATGCCTTGTGTGCCACTTTGGAGTTGCTACAAGTTCGAGTGCAGAGCCTCCAGGACATCCTTGTCCTTCAGGAAGAAGAACTGGGTTGGAAG GTCCAGCCTACAGACCCCCTAAAGTCTGAGTCAGCCAAGAAGGCTCAGGCCCTGCTGAACCGTTGGAGGGAAAAAGTGTTTGCCTTGATGGTGCAGCTGAAAGCCCAGGAGTTGGAACATACTCATCATACTCAAAAGCTTAAAGGAAAG GTGGCAGAACTTGAAGGTGAGGTAGCATCCTGGGGTCAAGAATCAACTATTTTGCATCGATCTCTCCAGGACAAAGCTGCTGAAGTGGAAGTAGAAAGAGTTAACAGCAAG GTCCTTCAGGGGGAGCTGAGTCGAGCCCAGGATGCCAGACTGTGGCAGCAGCAACAGACAGAGACAGCTGAGGAGCATATGAAGCTTGTGGCTAATGCTGTGAGCAG TTCCCATAACTGGCTACAGGATCGGGTAGCTAAGGTGGCAGAAGCTGTAGCTCAGCTTCCTAGCCTCAACAACCGACTTGGCTATGCTTCCCGACAAGTCCGTACTATTCAAG GCCTTGTGGCTCGGAAAATAGCACTTGCACAGCTGCATCAGGAACAGAG CCCTCCACCCCCACCGTCTGAAGAAATGGGACTTGAGTTACAGCAgctaagagaagaaaggaatcgCTTAGATGAAGAGCTACAGCTGAGTGCCCGCCTTATCCAACAGGAAGTGGGCCGGGCCCGGGAACAAG GAGAGGCAGAGCGGATTCGGTTGAATGAGGAGGCCCGGCAGTTGGAGCAGGAACTGCAAAAAACCCAGGAATCTTTGGTTGAGGTCGGGATTCAGTTGAAAGCAGCTCGACTGAGCCAGAAGGAGAGCACAGAAGAGGCTGCCTGCCTTCGGCGGGAACTAACTCAGCAGCAAGAGACCTATGGGAAAG ACTTACAAGAGAAGGTAGCTGAAGTGGAGTCAAGGCTGCGGGAACAGCTTTTAGAGATGGAGAGAAGACTGAATGAAGCTCGGAGGGAACATGCTAAAGCTG TTTCCTTGCACCAGGCCCAATGCCAAGCTGCCCGAGACAAAGAACGTAGCCAGGAACTGGGACGTCTACAAGAGGAAGTTCAGAGGGAAGAAGGATTCCGGTTGAGGCAGAGGCTTCAGGAGCTGGAACGAGACAAAAACTTAATGTTG GCCACTCTAAAGCAGGAGGGTCTCCTTTCCCAATATAAACAACAGCGATTGTTTGCAATTCTTCCTCCCCTATCACTGGAACCTGGTTCTGAAATTCTGCATCCCACCAAGCAACTTTTGAAAG GATCCTATCTCTCTGCATTGCTGGAAAATCTGCAAGAAATGAGTGAGGTTATCACTCgggaagaggagggagacaaTGGGAAGTGCTCAATTGTAGGATCCTCCTCTTACCAGTTGTAA
- the CCHCR1 gene encoding coiled-coil alpha-helical rod protein 1 isoform X1 — protein sequence MKGKHPSEGLEMSKRLKISKGLLDFLLTQEDGSESCYAVKGNSGSLHLTDFIWCQAERMDGGRRNLEPPSTLGMLQSSGLSGLMPPSHFQTRPPPGMSRITSVQSPPLPQVLPSSHLGHYKSDHRWEQNRLQILREQDGAGDSDDPKRRTRSLDHVGPQSLNSQTELVSQQLEEIWRLEKESQALRLASVHQKTRLATQAEELEVLGQAEQAMQVEIEELRAALAGAELIRQKLEEGNKREMEEIQKLHKEQISHMTTAHQEALAALANKTHELEEKVKTMESKREEETKELAVVQREARMLREELSKTHAELNTQVALVDQLRKYVGDQISPESKNQMWEQERKQLLETVQHLQEDRDALCATLELLQVRVQSLQDILVLQEEELGWKVQPTDPLKSESAKKAQALLNRWREKVFALMVQLKAQELEHTHHTQKLKGKVAELEGEVASWGQESTILHRSLQDKAAEVEVERVNSKVLQGELSRAQDARLWQQQQTETAEEHMKLVANAVSSSHNWLQDRVAKVAEAVAQLPSLNNRLGYASRQVRTIQGLVARKIALAQLHQEQSPPPPPSEEMGLELQQLREERNRLDEELQLSARLIQQEVGRAREQGEAERIRLNEEARQLEQELQKTQESLVEVGIQLKAARLSQKESTEEAACLRRELTQQQETYGKDLQEKVAEVESRLREQLLEMERRLNEARREHAKAVVSLHQAQCQAARDKERSQELGRLQEEVQREEGFRLRQRLQELERDKNLMLATLKQEGLLSQYKQQRLFAILPPLSLEPGSEILHPTKQLLKGSYLSALLENLQEMSEVITREEEGDNGKCSIVGSSSYQL from the exons ATGAAAGGCAAACATCCATCGGAGGGCCTGGAGATGAGCAAAAGACTAAAAATAAGCAAAGGACTGTTAGACTTCCTGCTTACCCAGGAAGATGGTTCTGAAAGTTGCTATGCTGTTAAGGGTAACTCGGGATCTCTGCATCTTACAGACTTCATCTGGTGCCAAGCT GAAAGAATGGATGGCGGGAGAAGGAACCTAGAACCCCCATCCACTTTAGGGATGCTCCAGTCTTCAG GTCTCAGTGGGCTCATGCCTCCATCTCATTTCCAAACACGGCCCCCTCCAGGCATGTCCAGGATCACATCTGTCCAGTCCCCACCCTTACCCCAAGTCCTGCCTTCATCCCATCTTGGTCATTATAAGAGTGACCATAGATGGGAGCAGAATAGACTACAGATTTTGAGAGAACAAGATGGGGCAGGTGATAGTGATGATCCCAAAAGAAGGACCAG GTCCCTGGACCATGTGGGGCCACAGAGCTTGAATTCCCAGACTGAGTTGGTCTCTCAGCAACTGGAAGAGATTTGGAGACTTGAGAAGGAGAGCCAGGCCTTGCGGTTGGCTTCAGTCCATCAGAAGACTCGACTGGCAACTCAAGCTGAGGAGCTTGAAGTTTTGGGACAGGCAGAGCAAGCTATGCAGGTTGAAATAGAGGAACTTCGTGCTGCCTTGGCTGGGGCAGAGCTCATTCGGCAGAAATtggaagaaggaaacaaaagagagatggaagagattCAAAAGCTGCACAAGGAACAG ATCTCCCACATGACCACAGCTCATCAGGAAGCTCTTGCTGCCCTGGCCAACAAGACCCATgagttggaggagaaagtgaagactATGGAATctaagagggaagaagagaccaAGGAGTTGGCTGTTGTACAGAGGGAGGCTAGGATGTTAAGGGAGGAACTAAG TAAGACTCATGCAGAACTCAATACCCAGGTGGCTCTTGTTGACCAGCTTAGGAAGTATGTAGGGGATCAAATATCACCAGAGAGCAAGAACCAGATGTGGGAACAGGAGCGGAAGCAGCTACTAGAAACTGTGCAG CATTTGCAGGAAGATCGGGATGCCTTGTGTGCCACTTTGGAGTTGCTACAAGTTCGAGTGCAGAGCCTCCAGGACATCCTTGTCCTTCAGGAAGAAGAACTGGGTTGGAAG GTCCAGCCTACAGACCCCCTAAAGTCTGAGTCAGCCAAGAAGGCTCAGGCCCTGCTGAACCGTTGGAGGGAAAAAGTGTTTGCCTTGATGGTGCAGCTGAAAGCCCAGGAGTTGGAACATACTCATCATACTCAAAAGCTTAAAGGAAAG GTGGCAGAACTTGAAGGTGAGGTAGCATCCTGGGGTCAAGAATCAACTATTTTGCATCGATCTCTCCAGGACAAAGCTGCTGAAGTGGAAGTAGAAAGAGTTAACAGCAAG GTCCTTCAGGGGGAGCTGAGTCGAGCCCAGGATGCCAGACTGTGGCAGCAGCAACAGACAGAGACAGCTGAGGAGCATATGAAGCTTGTGGCTAATGCTGTGAGCAG TTCCCATAACTGGCTACAGGATCGGGTAGCTAAGGTGGCAGAAGCTGTAGCTCAGCTTCCTAGCCTCAACAACCGACTTGGCTATGCTTCCCGACAAGTCCGTACTATTCAAG GCCTTGTGGCTCGGAAAATAGCACTTGCACAGCTGCATCAGGAACAGAG CCCTCCACCCCCACCGTCTGAAGAAATGGGACTTGAGTTACAGCAgctaagagaagaaaggaatcgCTTAGATGAAGAGCTACAGCTGAGTGCCCGCCTTATCCAACAGGAAGTGGGCCGGGCCCGGGAACAAG GAGAGGCAGAGCGGATTCGGTTGAATGAGGAGGCCCGGCAGTTGGAGCAGGAACTGCAAAAAACCCAGGAATCTTTGGTTGAGGTCGGGATTCAGTTGAAAGCAGCTCGACTGAGCCAGAAGGAGAGCACAGAAGAGGCTGCCTGCCTTCGGCGGGAACTAACTCAGCAGCAAGAGACCTATGGGAAAG ACTTACAAGAGAAGGTAGCTGAAGTGGAGTCAAGGCTGCGGGAACAGCTTTTAGAGATGGAGAGAAGACTGAATGAAGCTCGGAGGGAACATGCTAAAGCTG TAGTTTCCTTGCACCAGGCCCAATGCCAAGCTGCCCGAGACAAAGAACGTAGCCAGGAACTGGGACGTCTACAAGAGGAAGTTCAGAGGGAAGAAGGATTCCGGTTGAGGCAGAGGCTTCAGGAGCTGGAACGAGACAAAAACTTAATGTTG GCCACTCTAAAGCAGGAGGGTCTCCTTTCCCAATATAAACAACAGCGATTGTTTGCAATTCTTCCTCCCCTATCACTGGAACCTGGTTCTGAAATTCTGCATCCCACCAAGCAACTTTTGAAAG GATCCTATCTCTCTGCATTGCTGGAAAATCTGCAAGAAATGAGTGAGGTTATCACTCgggaagaggagggagacaaTGGGAAGTGCTCAATTGTAGGATCCTCCTCTTACCAGTTGTAA
- the CCHCR1 gene encoding coiled-coil alpha-helical rod protein 1 isoform X4 translates to MVLKVAMLLRERMDGGRRNLEPPSTLGMLQSSGLSGLMPPSHFQTRPPPGMSRITSVQSPPLPQVLPSSHLGHYKSDHRWEQNRLQILREQDGAGDSDDPKRRTRSLDHVGPQSLNSQTELVSQQLEEIWRLEKESQALRLASVHQKTRLATQAEELEVLGQAEQAMQVEIEELRAALAGAELIRQKLEEGNKREMEEIQKLHKEQISHMTTAHQEALAALANKTHELEEKVKTMESKREEETKELAVVQREARMLREELSKTHAELNTQVALVDQLRKYVGDQISPESKNQMWEQERKQLLETVQHLQEDRDALCATLELLQVRVQSLQDILVLQEEELGWKVQPTDPLKSESAKKAQALLNRWREKVFALMVQLKAQELEHTHHTQKLKGKVAELEGEVASWGQESTILHRSLQDKAAEVEVERVNSKVLQGELSRAQDARLWQQQQTETAEEHMKLVANAVSSSHNWLQDRVAKVAEAVAQLPSLNNRLGYASRQVRTIQGLVARKIALAQLHQEQSPPPPPSEEMGLELQQLREERNRLDEELQLSARLIQQEVGRAREQGEAERIRLNEEARQLEQELQKTQESLVEVGIQLKAARLSQKESTEEAACLRRELTQQQETYGKDLQEKVAEVESRLREQLLEMERRLNEARREHAKAVVSLHQAQCQAARDKERSQELGRLQEEVQREEGFRLRQRLQELERDKNLMLATLKQEGLLSQYKQQRLFAILPPLSLEPGSEILHPTKQLLKGSYLSALLENLQEMSEVITREEEGDNGKCSIVGSSSYQL, encoded by the exons ATGGTTCTGAAAGTTGCTATGCTGTTAAGG GAAAGAATGGATGGCGGGAGAAGGAACCTAGAACCCCCATCCACTTTAGGGATGCTCCAGTCTTCAG GTCTCAGTGGGCTCATGCCTCCATCTCATTTCCAAACACGGCCCCCTCCAGGCATGTCCAGGATCACATCTGTCCAGTCCCCACCCTTACCCCAAGTCCTGCCTTCATCCCATCTTGGTCATTATAAGAGTGACCATAGATGGGAGCAGAATAGACTACAGATTTTGAGAGAACAAGATGGGGCAGGTGATAGTGATGATCCCAAAAGAAGGACCAG GTCCCTGGACCATGTGGGGCCACAGAGCTTGAATTCCCAGACTGAGTTGGTCTCTCAGCAACTGGAAGAGATTTGGAGACTTGAGAAGGAGAGCCAGGCCTTGCGGTTGGCTTCAGTCCATCAGAAGACTCGACTGGCAACTCAAGCTGAGGAGCTTGAAGTTTTGGGACAGGCAGAGCAAGCTATGCAGGTTGAAATAGAGGAACTTCGTGCTGCCTTGGCTGGGGCAGAGCTCATTCGGCAGAAATtggaagaaggaaacaaaagagagatggaagagattCAAAAGCTGCACAAGGAACAG ATCTCCCACATGACCACAGCTCATCAGGAAGCTCTTGCTGCCCTGGCCAACAAGACCCATgagttggaggagaaagtgaagactATGGAATctaagagggaagaagagaccaAGGAGTTGGCTGTTGTACAGAGGGAGGCTAGGATGTTAAGGGAGGAACTAAG TAAGACTCATGCAGAACTCAATACCCAGGTGGCTCTTGTTGACCAGCTTAGGAAGTATGTAGGGGATCAAATATCACCAGAGAGCAAGAACCAGATGTGGGAACAGGAGCGGAAGCAGCTACTAGAAACTGTGCAG CATTTGCAGGAAGATCGGGATGCCTTGTGTGCCACTTTGGAGTTGCTACAAGTTCGAGTGCAGAGCCTCCAGGACATCCTTGTCCTTCAGGAAGAAGAACTGGGTTGGAAG GTCCAGCCTACAGACCCCCTAAAGTCTGAGTCAGCCAAGAAGGCTCAGGCCCTGCTGAACCGTTGGAGGGAAAAAGTGTTTGCCTTGATGGTGCAGCTGAAAGCCCAGGAGTTGGAACATACTCATCATACTCAAAAGCTTAAAGGAAAG GTGGCAGAACTTGAAGGTGAGGTAGCATCCTGGGGTCAAGAATCAACTATTTTGCATCGATCTCTCCAGGACAAAGCTGCTGAAGTGGAAGTAGAAAGAGTTAACAGCAAG GTCCTTCAGGGGGAGCTGAGTCGAGCCCAGGATGCCAGACTGTGGCAGCAGCAACAGACAGAGACAGCTGAGGAGCATATGAAGCTTGTGGCTAATGCTGTGAGCAG TTCCCATAACTGGCTACAGGATCGGGTAGCTAAGGTGGCAGAAGCTGTAGCTCAGCTTCCTAGCCTCAACAACCGACTTGGCTATGCTTCCCGACAAGTCCGTACTATTCAAG GCCTTGTGGCTCGGAAAATAGCACTTGCACAGCTGCATCAGGAACAGAG CCCTCCACCCCCACCGTCTGAAGAAATGGGACTTGAGTTACAGCAgctaagagaagaaaggaatcgCTTAGATGAAGAGCTACAGCTGAGTGCCCGCCTTATCCAACAGGAAGTGGGCCGGGCCCGGGAACAAG GAGAGGCAGAGCGGATTCGGTTGAATGAGGAGGCCCGGCAGTTGGAGCAGGAACTGCAAAAAACCCAGGAATCTTTGGTTGAGGTCGGGATTCAGTTGAAAGCAGCTCGACTGAGCCAGAAGGAGAGCACAGAAGAGGCTGCCTGCCTTCGGCGGGAACTAACTCAGCAGCAAGAGACCTATGGGAAAG ACTTACAAGAGAAGGTAGCTGAAGTGGAGTCAAGGCTGCGGGAACAGCTTTTAGAGATGGAGAGAAGACTGAATGAAGCTCGGAGGGAACATGCTAAAGCTG TAGTTTCCTTGCACCAGGCCCAATGCCAAGCTGCCCGAGACAAAGAACGTAGCCAGGAACTGGGACGTCTACAAGAGGAAGTTCAGAGGGAAGAAGGATTCCGGTTGAGGCAGAGGCTTCAGGAGCTGGAACGAGACAAAAACTTAATGTTG GCCACTCTAAAGCAGGAGGGTCTCCTTTCCCAATATAAACAACAGCGATTGTTTGCAATTCTTCCTCCCCTATCACTGGAACCTGGTTCTGAAATTCTGCATCCCACCAAGCAACTTTTGAAAG GATCCTATCTCTCTGCATTGCTGGAAAATCTGCAAGAAATGAGTGAGGTTATCACTCgggaagaggagggagacaaTGGGAAGTGCTCAATTGTAGGATCCTCCTCTTACCAGTTGTAA
- the CCHCR1 gene encoding coiled-coil alpha-helical rod protein 1 isoform X3 — MIQFITFRSGSDRLREMKERNVSWMNPLNCLRNWERMDGGRRNLEPPSTLGMLQSSGLSGLMPPSHFQTRPPPGMSRITSVQSPPLPQVLPSSHLGHYKSDHRWEQNRLQILREQDGAGDSDDPKRRTRSLDHVGPQSLNSQTELVSQQLEEIWRLEKESQALRLASVHQKTRLATQAEELEVLGQAEQAMQVEIEELRAALAGAELIRQKLEEGNKREMEEIQKLHKEQISHMTTAHQEALAALANKTHELEEKVKTMESKREEETKELAVVQREARMLREELSKTHAELNTQVALVDQLRKYVGDQISPESKNQMWEQERKQLLETVQHLQEDRDALCATLELLQVRVQSLQDILVLQEEELGWKVQPTDPLKSESAKKAQALLNRWREKVFALMVQLKAQELEHTHHTQKLKGKVAELEGEVASWGQESTILHRSLQDKAAEVEVERVNSKVLQGELSRAQDARLWQQQQTETAEEHMKLVANAVSSSHNWLQDRVAKVAEAVAQLPSLNNRLGYASRQVRTIQGLVARKIALAQLHQEQSPPPPPSEEMGLELQQLREERNRLDEELQLSARLIQQEVGRAREQGEAERIRLNEEARQLEQELQKTQESLVEVGIQLKAARLSQKESTEEAACLRRELTQQQETYGKDLQEKVAEVESRLREQLLEMERRLNEARREHAKAVVSLHQAQCQAARDKERSQELGRLQEEVQREEGFRLRQRLQELERDKNLMLATLKQEGLLSQYKQQRLFAILPPLSLEPGSEILHPTKQLLKGSYLSALLENLQEMSEVITREEEGDNGKCSIVGSSSYQL; from the exons ATGATACAGTTTATCACTTTCAGAAGTGGGAGTGATAGGcttagagaaatgaaggaaagaaatgtcAGCTGGATGAACCCGTTAAATTGTCTAAGGAATTGG GAAAGAATGGATGGCGGGAGAAGGAACCTAGAACCCCCATCCACTTTAGGGATGCTCCAGTCTTCAG GTCTCAGTGGGCTCATGCCTCCATCTCATTTCCAAACACGGCCCCCTCCAGGCATGTCCAGGATCACATCTGTCCAGTCCCCACCCTTACCCCAAGTCCTGCCTTCATCCCATCTTGGTCATTATAAGAGTGACCATAGATGGGAGCAGAATAGACTACAGATTTTGAGAGAACAAGATGGGGCAGGTGATAGTGATGATCCCAAAAGAAGGACCAG GTCCCTGGACCATGTGGGGCCACAGAGCTTGAATTCCCAGACTGAGTTGGTCTCTCAGCAACTGGAAGAGATTTGGAGACTTGAGAAGGAGAGCCAGGCCTTGCGGTTGGCTTCAGTCCATCAGAAGACTCGACTGGCAACTCAAGCTGAGGAGCTTGAAGTTTTGGGACAGGCAGAGCAAGCTATGCAGGTTGAAATAGAGGAACTTCGTGCTGCCTTGGCTGGGGCAGAGCTCATTCGGCAGAAATtggaagaaggaaacaaaagagagatggaagagattCAAAAGCTGCACAAGGAACAG ATCTCCCACATGACCACAGCTCATCAGGAAGCTCTTGCTGCCCTGGCCAACAAGACCCATgagttggaggagaaagtgaagactATGGAATctaagagggaagaagagaccaAGGAGTTGGCTGTTGTACAGAGGGAGGCTAGGATGTTAAGGGAGGAACTAAG TAAGACTCATGCAGAACTCAATACCCAGGTGGCTCTTGTTGACCAGCTTAGGAAGTATGTAGGGGATCAAATATCACCAGAGAGCAAGAACCAGATGTGGGAACAGGAGCGGAAGCAGCTACTAGAAACTGTGCAG CATTTGCAGGAAGATCGGGATGCCTTGTGTGCCACTTTGGAGTTGCTACAAGTTCGAGTGCAGAGCCTCCAGGACATCCTTGTCCTTCAGGAAGAAGAACTGGGTTGGAAG GTCCAGCCTACAGACCCCCTAAAGTCTGAGTCAGCCAAGAAGGCTCAGGCCCTGCTGAACCGTTGGAGGGAAAAAGTGTTTGCCTTGATGGTGCAGCTGAAAGCCCAGGAGTTGGAACATACTCATCATACTCAAAAGCTTAAAGGAAAG GTGGCAGAACTTGAAGGTGAGGTAGCATCCTGGGGTCAAGAATCAACTATTTTGCATCGATCTCTCCAGGACAAAGCTGCTGAAGTGGAAGTAGAAAGAGTTAACAGCAAG GTCCTTCAGGGGGAGCTGAGTCGAGCCCAGGATGCCAGACTGTGGCAGCAGCAACAGACAGAGACAGCTGAGGAGCATATGAAGCTTGTGGCTAATGCTGTGAGCAG TTCCCATAACTGGCTACAGGATCGGGTAGCTAAGGTGGCAGAAGCTGTAGCTCAGCTTCCTAGCCTCAACAACCGACTTGGCTATGCTTCCCGACAAGTCCGTACTATTCAAG GCCTTGTGGCTCGGAAAATAGCACTTGCACAGCTGCATCAGGAACAGAG CCCTCCACCCCCACCGTCTGAAGAAATGGGACTTGAGTTACAGCAgctaagagaagaaaggaatcgCTTAGATGAAGAGCTACAGCTGAGTGCCCGCCTTATCCAACAGGAAGTGGGCCGGGCCCGGGAACAAG GAGAGGCAGAGCGGATTCGGTTGAATGAGGAGGCCCGGCAGTTGGAGCAGGAACTGCAAAAAACCCAGGAATCTTTGGTTGAGGTCGGGATTCAGTTGAAAGCAGCTCGACTGAGCCAGAAGGAGAGCACAGAAGAGGCTGCCTGCCTTCGGCGGGAACTAACTCAGCAGCAAGAGACCTATGGGAAAG ACTTACAAGAGAAGGTAGCTGAAGTGGAGTCAAGGCTGCGGGAACAGCTTTTAGAGATGGAGAGAAGACTGAATGAAGCTCGGAGGGAACATGCTAAAGCTG TAGTTTCCTTGCACCAGGCCCAATGCCAAGCTGCCCGAGACAAAGAACGTAGCCAGGAACTGGGACGTCTACAAGAGGAAGTTCAGAGGGAAGAAGGATTCCGGTTGAGGCAGAGGCTTCAGGAGCTGGAACGAGACAAAAACTTAATGTTG GCCACTCTAAAGCAGGAGGGTCTCCTTTCCCAATATAAACAACAGCGATTGTTTGCAATTCTTCCTCCCCTATCACTGGAACCTGGTTCTGAAATTCTGCATCCCACCAAGCAACTTTTGAAAG GATCCTATCTCTCTGCATTGCTGGAAAATCTGCAAGAAATGAGTGAGGTTATCACTCgggaagaggagggagacaaTGGGAAGTGCTCAATTGTAGGATCCTCCTCTTACCAGTTGTAA